A section of the Candidatus Poribacteria bacterium genome encodes:
- a CDS encoding Gfo/Idh/MocA family oxidoreductase, which produces MTLRAGIVGCGGISRSHAGAHANLEGVDLVAMCDINRDALNARADEYNVPNRYADYEEMFAREALDIVSVCTHAPLHAPIAIAAAKEGIHVLCEKPLSVDLETADQMLAACREAGVHLAVSHQFRFTPLFRHAKSLINAGKIGELRSIREVGKGREAGFELMEMGVHYFDEMDFFLDGISWIQAHITYQGHDVTETDIMHSSELCKTDRRDNGIVAGDTMLVHIGGGNGAYGIMELYCREPRHGWMMGPHLLGSEGQLMIKPNPDTGIDEMWHCPFDVSFAAHTPAWEQIELDASAFLISGKAWQSRHTIWSAKNMRDAILNKSQPELGGRNALTSLECVSATYVSHFSGTKVQLPLKERSHPLVIS; this is translated from the coding sequence ATGACATTACGGGCAGGAATTGTCGGTTGCGGCGGGATTAGCCGGAGCCACGCCGGCGCACACGCGAACTTAGAGGGAGTCGATCTGGTCGCAATGTGCGATATAAACCGTGATGCGCTTAACGCTCGCGCCGACGAATACAATGTCCCAAACCGATACGCCGACTATGAAGAGATGTTCGCACGCGAAGCCTTGGATATCGTGAGCGTGTGTACGCATGCCCCCTTACATGCTCCGATAGCGATTGCAGCCGCAAAAGAGGGTATCCACGTTTTATGTGAGAAGCCGCTATCTGTTGATTTAGAAACGGCAGACCAAATGCTCGCGGCATGTCGTGAAGCGGGCGTGCACTTGGCAGTCAGTCATCAATTCCGATTCACACCGCTCTTTCGGCACGCGAAATCCCTCATCAATGCGGGTAAAATCGGTGAACTTCGTTCAATTCGCGAAGTCGGCAAAGGACGCGAAGCTGGATTCGAGTTGATGGAGATGGGGGTGCACTATTTTGATGAGATGGATTTCTTCTTGGACGGCATCTCTTGGATCCAGGCACATATCACATATCAGGGACACGATGTAACGGAAACGGATATTATGCACAGCAGCGAGTTGTGCAAAACGGATCGACGCGACAACGGCATCGTTGCGGGAGACACAATGCTCGTGCACATCGGAGGTGGAAACGGTGCCTACGGTATCATGGAACTCTACTGCCGCGAACCCAGACACGGATGGATGATGGGACCACACCTACTCGGTTCGGAGGGGCAATTGATGATAAAACCGAATCCAGACACGGGTATAGATGAAATGTGGCACTGTCCGTTCGATGTGTCTTTTGCAGCACATACACCCGCGTGGGAACAGATAGAACTTGACGCATCAGCGTTTCTGATCTCTGGAAAAGCGTGGCAGTCCCGCCACACGATTTGGAGTGCGAAAAATATGCGAGATGCGATTCTTAACAAAAGTCAACCAGAACTCGGCGGACGCAACGCGCTTACCTCGCTTGAGTGCGTGAGCGCGACATACGTTTCGCATTTCAGCGGAACAAAGGTGCAACTGCCGCTAAAGGAGCGGAGCCATCCGCTTGTAATTTCATAG
- a CDS encoding phytanoyl-CoA dioxygenase family protein — MSTNQERLTPLSPEQMDQWENDGYLLLKNVVPESAINGVRDSFAGVVDGIIRELKADGIIEDEGSELPFETRFVQVAGEHANRFGRSWRNQVATSEIFELHHAPRLVDAIGQLTGTDVIGHPVFNARPKLPGQQLTVVPWHQDSGYFGTVSETSLIPTAWIPLVPVDETNGCLQVVAGSHRLGVVNHHTEEREGKFLEVMDELIEDSCVVTCPMELGDALVFHNLTLHRSLPHTTSQIVRWAIDIRYLRDGDHPGTIYWQDPDFKWVIRSETQPVTPFTQWVEMW, encoded by the coding sequence ATGAGTACCAATCAAGAACGGTTAACGCCACTATCGCCTGAACAGATGGATCAGTGGGAAAATGATGGATACTTACTACTGAAAAACGTTGTTCCGGAATCTGCCATCAACGGTGTGCGGGATAGTTTTGCTGGTGTCGTAGATGGCATAATTCGCGAGTTGAAAGCGGATGGGATCATCGAAGATGAAGGATCAGAACTTCCTTTTGAAACGCGATTCGTGCAGGTCGCCGGTGAACATGCCAACCGCTTTGGTCGTTCTTGGCGTAACCAAGTTGCGACATCTGAAATTTTCGAGCTGCACCACGCGCCGCGCCTCGTGGATGCAATCGGGCAACTCACAGGCACAGATGTCATCGGACATCCGGTTTTCAATGCGCGTCCGAAACTCCCCGGTCAGCAATTGACCGTCGTCCCGTGGCATCAGGACAGCGGCTACTTTGGCACAGTCAGCGAAACTTCGCTCATTCCGACTGCATGGATACCATTGGTACCAGTCGATGAGACGAATGGCTGTCTACAAGTGGTCGCAGGCTCACATCGATTAGGTGTCGTCAACCATCACACAGAAGAACGGGAAGGGAAATTTCTTGAGGTAATGGACGAACTTATCGAGGACTCTTGTGTCGTGACGTGTCCTATGGAATTAGGGGATGCCTTAGTGTTCCACAACCTGACACTTCACCGCTCGTTACCACATACTACCAGCCAGATCGTCCGTTGGGCGATTGACATTCGCTATCTCCGTGACGGTGATCACCCAGGCACAATTTACTGGCAGGATCCCGATTTCAAGTGGGTCATCCGTAGCGAAACACAACCCGTGACACCCTTCACGCAATGGGTCGAAATGTGGTAA
- a CDS encoding Ig-like domain-containing protein produces MKKPSPFNSKFWLASYAKRAVFAVLTIICTWMMGCGGCNPEPIPSGMNPTQGPETGGTTVQITGEKFDMKNGVTVTFGGKNAQSVTVPSETQITAVTPDGMAGQSVSVVVINKGKPEVPVTLSQQFTYTDATPPTVTMNEPADGTVISEYEDSLNVMNSLTVSFSEPIDSNSVSVDVAVTKTEDSMSEPMNATLSGTVSGTGDSVTFTSDMPMRAGRMYTVTVSGAADMAGNTLANSHTFSFSITSPEVLYKYHVQEVDIQEANGEAALKRIAARPEIFDNEEMWTRLVAANQDDYIFDRTRLSVGQLLLIPRGRAWGDK; encoded by the coding sequence ATGAAAAAACCCAGCCCTTTTAACAGCAAGTTTTGGCTAGCAAGCTACGCCAAAAGAGCCGTGTTTGCGGTCCTCACGATTATCTGTACGTGGATGATGGGCTGCGGCGGCTGTAACCCAGAACCGATACCGAGCGGGATGAACCCCACGCAGGGCCCGGAGACCGGTGGGACAACCGTGCAGATTACCGGTGAAAAATTTGACATGAAAAACGGCGTAACTGTGACGTTCGGTGGGAAAAACGCCCAAAGCGTAACTGTTCCGAGTGAAACGCAAATCACGGCAGTGACTCCCGATGGCATGGCGGGGCAATCTGTGTCTGTTGTCGTTATCAATAAAGGGAAACCCGAAGTTCCCGTCACACTTTCACAGCAATTTACCTACACTGACGCAACACCGCCAACCGTCACGATGAACGAACCAGCCGATGGCACCGTCATCTCTGAATACGAAGATTCTCTAAATGTAATGAACAGCCTGACGGTCTCGTTCAGTGAACCTATTGATAGTAACAGCGTCTCTGTGGATGTAGCAGTTACGAAAACAGAAGATTCGATGAGTGAACCGATGAACGCAACGTTGTCAGGGACAGTGAGTGGAACCGGTGATTCTGTGACGTTCACATCCGACATGCCGATGCGCGCAGGACGCATGTACACTGTCACCGTCTCCGGTGCCGCTGATATGGCTGGTAATACCCTTGCGAATTCACACACCTTCAGTTTCAGCATAACGAGTCCTGAAGTGCTTTACAAATACCATGTCCAAGAAGTAGACATTCAGGAAGCAAATGGCGAGGCTGCGCTCAAACGCATCGCAGCACGTCCTGAGATTTTCGATAACGAAGAGATGTGGACACGACTGGTCGCCGCGAATCAAGATGACTACATCTTCGACCGGACGAGATTGAGCGTAGGACAACTGTTACTAATTCCACGCGGGCGCGCTTGGGGTGACAAGTAA
- a CDS encoding ABC transporter permease subunit, producing MLWTLIRHELLMNLMTFRFLVTVIASMSLVLAGSIVLTDNYERRLASYNEDFQKHQEGNFSGRTYSSFMPSLDRAPNPLSLFNQGLDKRVKNSLQIKIGEVPFLWGNVSRHTGFSNPFRYLLSDIDLVSVFQILFSLLALVFAYDAIAGDRENGTLRLILVNPVGRGLIVLSKYLGAMLCLTLPLLISFLLALLVQLQSNAIHYDADDFLRIGGILLTTVIYTSTFYLIGLFISSVIHRTATSLIVSMFIWVALTLLYPNVSLFLVNRFIDTEERVRQADQAIEQILEQFYWNEKAPGDPFKNPSLLKGSESGAGSSSYTHLKKNITFIPDASEIYVPTVKAYFQELTSGRIRTAGIVWRIREKAFSETYIRKSSIARNALRFSPAGLYHLSTEAWAGTGLARMQDFFEAGRHYRETILDYFYDKKAFGSRQWFASDKGVVRWDDVPRFSYQPPSVFEDTRNRALRDLFLLFLLNPMLFMITFAVFSRQEV from the coding sequence ATGCTTTGGACGCTGATTCGACATGAACTCTTAATGAATTTAATGACGTTCCGCTTTTTGGTTACGGTTATTGCATCTATGTCTCTTGTGCTTGCGGGGAGCATCGTCTTAACGGACAATTATGAGCGGAGACTCGCGAGTTATAATGAAGATTTCCAAAAACACCAAGAAGGTAACTTTAGCGGAAGAACGTATTCATCTTTCATGCCGTCCCTCGACAGAGCCCCCAACCCACTGAGCCTTTTTAATCAGGGACTTGACAAGCGGGTGAAAAACTCGCTCCAAATCAAGATTGGAGAGGTCCCATTCTTATGGGGTAATGTCAGTCGTCACACAGGCTTCAGTAACCCTTTCCGCTATCTGCTTTCCGATATAGATTTGGTATCCGTCTTTCAAATCCTTTTTAGCCTTCTCGCTCTGGTTTTCGCGTACGATGCAATCGCTGGCGACCGCGAGAATGGCACCTTACGTCTAATCCTTGTCAACCCGGTCGGACGCGGATTGATTGTATTGTCAAAGTATTTAGGTGCCATGCTATGCCTGACCCTTCCATTACTGATAAGTTTCCTGTTAGCATTGCTGGTGCAACTACAATCTAATGCCATTCATTATGATGCGGATGACTTCCTCCGGATTGGCGGTATCCTTCTCACAACAGTCATCTATACCTCTACGTTCTATCTCATCGGATTGTTTATCTCCAGCGTGATTCACCGCACAGCGACCTCCCTTATCGTTTCAATGTTTATTTGGGTGGCGTTGACCCTGCTCTATCCAAATGTAAGTCTGTTCCTCGTCAATCGCTTCATTGATACGGAAGAGAGGGTAAGACAAGCGGATCAAGCAATTGAACAGATCCTGGAACAATTTTACTGGAATGAAAAAGCACCTGGGGATCCGTTTAAGAACCCGTCGTTACTAAAGGGCAGCGAGTCAGGTGCTGGGAGTTCCAGTTACACGCATTTAAAGAAAAATATTACGTTCATCCCAGATGCATCGGAGATCTATGTCCCCACTGTTAAAGCCTATTTCCAAGAACTAACATCCGGTCGGATTCGGACTGCTGGCATAGTCTGGCGGATACGCGAGAAAGCCTTTTCTGAAACCTATATTCGTAAATCAAGTATCGCCCGAAACGCGCTCCGATTTTCACCGGCAGGCTTATATCACCTCTCAACAGAAGCGTGGGCAGGTACAGGGTTGGCGAGAATGCAAGACTTTTTTGAAGCAGGACGACACTATCGGGAAACAATATTGGACTATTTCTACGATAAAAAGGCGTTCGGTTCACGGCAATGGTTTGCGAGTGATAAAGGGGTCGTCCGATGGGATGATGTCCCACGATTCTCTTATCAACCACCGAGTGTATTTGAGGATACCAGGAACCGGGCACTCCGCGACCTATTTCTACTGTTCCTTTTGAATCCAATGCTATTTATGATTACCTTCGCGGTTTTCAGTCGGCAGGAGGTCTGA
- a CDS encoding ABC transporter permease subunit: MLWHIVKRELFEQVNSLRFALAMLLIVFLMLVNAVGHIDEYKTRQVEYGRKVSAYSARLEQNSSNLYKLVLNGPGELHKKPSPLSFCAHGSENNLPKFASGKSAGWGRNPVINGNTYNVSGIWRLKYSGFPPIKAKDIFPVFLKIDWILIISNVLSFLALVFTFDAISGEVEHGTLRLTLSNSVARRTVLTGKFLSCLISLGTVFMSGVLINLLLLYLSGTLQLNAQEWSRISGIFVVGLMYISVFIALGFLISTLVNNASTSLVILLLIWVIWVILVPSMLGTIMSGLNQPSIRRGPSPVYFRRSGLQERYIARGLEDEAPTRERPPTPATLLWAEFLNEEARESAKLHRAYLNAQINQIQIAREFNRISPTAIAQYAIESLAGTGFQRHLNFLENVERYADAFNDFLISADRADPDSPHVPFVREGMSDKPVSFESVPKFQDQVRLGEAFKGAILDVTLLLLFFIALFAAAHVLFQRKEI, encoded by the coding sequence ATGCTCTGGCATATTGTGAAACGAGAATTATTTGAGCAAGTAAACAGCCTCCGTTTCGCACTCGCGATGCTGCTCATAGTTTTTCTAATGCTCGTTAACGCCGTAGGGCACATTGACGAATATAAAACACGCCAAGTAGAATATGGACGGAAGGTTTCAGCTTACTCAGCAAGACTTGAGCAGAACAGCAGTAACCTCTATAAACTCGTTTTGAATGGTCCGGGTGAACTTCACAAGAAACCTTCACCACTCTCTTTCTGTGCACACGGCAGTGAAAATAATCTGCCGAAATTCGCATCAGGAAAAAGCGCAGGATGGGGAAGGAACCCGGTTATAAACGGGAACACCTACAACGTCTCCGGTATCTGGCGACTGAAATATAGTGGATTCCCACCCATAAAAGCGAAAGATATTTTCCCGGTGTTCTTAAAAATCGACTGGATTCTCATTATCTCCAATGTTCTAAGTTTTCTCGCGCTCGTCTTTACATTTGACGCGATTTCTGGTGAAGTGGAACATGGTACCCTCCGATTAACGTTATCCAATTCTGTTGCGCGTCGGACGGTACTCACTGGTAAATTTTTAAGCTGTCTTATTAGTCTCGGTACTGTTTTTATGAGCGGTGTGTTGATTAATCTCCTGTTACTATATCTCTCTGGAACGCTTCAACTCAATGCCCAAGAATGGAGCAGAATCAGCGGTATTTTCGTCGTGGGTTTAATGTATATCTCTGTCTTTATCGCCTTAGGGTTTCTCATATCCACGCTCGTTAATAACGCTTCAACAAGCCTTGTAATTCTGCTACTGATATGGGTAATTTGGGTTATTCTCGTGCCGTCAATGCTTGGCACAATCATGAGTGGGTTGAACCAGCCATCAATCCGTCGGGGTCCGAGCCCAGTATATTTCAGACGTAGTGGACTCCAAGAACGCTACATAGCACGCGGATTAGAAGATGAAGCTCCTACGCGTGAACGTCCACCGACACCCGCAACACTACTCTGGGCTGAGTTTCTAAACGAGGAGGCAAGAGAAAGCGCAAAATTACACAGAGCATACTTAAACGCACAAATAAACCAGATTCAGATTGCGAGAGAGTTCAATCGTATCTCACCGACAGCAATTGCCCAATACGCGATTGAATCTCTCGCCGGAACGGGGTTTCAAAGACATCTGAATTTCTTAGAAAACGTCGAGCGTTATGCCGATGCCTTCAATGATTTTCTCATCTCTGCCGATCGCGCGGATCCAGACAGTCCACACGTTCCTTTCGTCAGGGAAGGTATGTCTGATAAACCCGTCTCTTTTGAAAGCGTTCCCAAATTTCAGGATCAAGTACGTTTAGGAGAAGCATTCAAAGGCGCGATCCTGGACGTGACGCTGTTGTTGCTCTTTTTTATAGCGTTATTTGCGGCGGCACATGTCTTATTTCAGCGCAAAGAGATATAA
- a CDS encoding alpha-amylase family glycosyl hydrolase produces the protein MFGPQRNFENRIVEHRRNLAGIKHLHRLRSQSGSLARPTSNQPITLHVTTSGGIPYDSVRCWMDADGEDIMFELVPRESVWNTLEWRYVRYWYGQIPPQSSGTMVRYRIGGRTVGSDRWIFADNQARMLSEATEFAIFVDDYDPPMWARDAVIYHIFLDRFYPGDGVPWKKPTNLSGFFGGTLCGAIQKLDYIQSLGCNAIWLSPLFASPSHHGYDATDYYTVEPRFGTNSDLKELIKKAHERDMRVILDFVANHWSNQHPTFQAAQSEKDSEYQGWYTWQRWPDEYTSFFGVKGMPQLNLKHKPASDYLLRCAQHWLRNGIDGYRLDYAPGPPHTFWANFRQACKAVNPDTFLFGEVVSHSEVIASYIPHFDGCLDFLLADALRRTFVLETSTLLEFEAFLAAHEGYFPKNFSLPAFLDNHDMTRILYLAGEDKAKVRLAALVLFTLSAPPIIYNGTEVGVSQRNPLGRFEEARLPIPWRDEGNKNLLAYFQRLGALRKQFPVLTSGKRKVVHLNVQKGTYAYLQASADSKVLVALNTSLCSQTIDVPISLRGSRDSEIAPTLEDRLNGNQVTVSGDSVKVSLAAQSGAFIV, from the coding sequence ATGTTTGGTCCGCAAAGAAATTTTGAAAACCGTATTGTTGAACATCGGCGCAACTTAGCGGGCATTAAGCACCTTCACCGATTAAGGTCGCAGTCTGGATCGCTGGCACGCCCTACATCGAATCAACCGATCACCCTCCACGTGACAACGTCCGGTGGGATCCCTTACGATTCGGTTCGTTGTTGGATGGATGCAGATGGCGAAGATATCATGTTTGAACTCGTACCGAGAGAATCGGTATGGAACACGCTTGAATGGCGATACGTGCGCTACTGGTACGGACAGATTCCCCCACAATCAAGTGGTACAATGGTGCGCTACAGAATCGGTGGACGGACCGTGGGTTCAGACAGATGGATCTTCGCGGATAATCAAGCGCGGATGTTATCGGAAGCGACTGAATTCGCTATCTTTGTTGATGACTATGACCCACCGATGTGGGCACGCGATGCGGTTATCTACCATATCTTCTTGGACCGATTTTATCCGGGTGACGGTGTACCATGGAAAAAGCCAACAAATCTTTCCGGGTTTTTCGGAGGAACGCTCTGCGGCGCAATTCAGAAACTTGACTACATTCAATCGCTTGGGTGCAACGCAATCTGGCTTTCACCCCTCTTTGCAAGCCCATCACATCACGGTTACGATGCAACAGATTACTACACCGTTGAACCTCGATTCGGTACAAACAGCGACTTGAAAGAATTGATCAAAAAAGCGCATGAGCGAGATATGCGGGTTATCCTCGATTTCGTAGCGAATCACTGGTCCAATCAGCATCCAACCTTTCAGGCAGCGCAAAGCGAGAAGGACAGCGAGTATCAGGGGTGGTATACATGGCAGCGATGGCCCGACGAATACACAAGCTTCTTCGGTGTAAAGGGGATGCCACAACTGAACTTAAAGCACAAACCGGCGAGCGACTATCTGTTAAGGTGCGCACAGCATTGGCTACGCAACGGCATTGATGGCTACCGACTCGACTATGCTCCGGGTCCACCGCACACGTTCTGGGCAAATTTTCGCCAAGCGTGCAAAGCGGTGAATCCTGACACTTTTCTGTTCGGAGAGGTCGTGAGCCATTCGGAAGTGATTGCGTCCTATATCCCACATTTTGATGGGTGTCTCGATTTCCTGCTTGCGGATGCCCTCCGGCGAACCTTTGTTCTCGAAACCTCGACGTTGCTGGAATTTGAGGCGTTCTTAGCGGCACACGAGGGATACTTTCCTAAAAATTTCTCTCTCCCCGCGTTTTTGGACAACCACGACATGACCCGTATTCTCTACTTGGCAGGTGAAGATAAGGCAAAGGTCCGATTGGCGGCACTGGTGCTGTTCACACTTTCCGCACCACCTATAATTTACAACGGTACTGAGGTGGGCGTTTCACAACGTAATCCGCTTGGACGTTTTGAGGAGGCGCGGTTGCCGATACCGTGGCGGGATGAAGGGAATAAAAACCTGTTGGCTTATTTCCAACGTTTGGGAGCACTACGGAAACAGTTTCCGGTGCTTACTTCGGGAAAGCGAAAAGTTGTTCATCTAAACGTTCAGAAGGGGACTTATGCGTATTTACAGGCTTCAGCAGATAGTAAAGTCCTGGTTGCATTGAATACGAGTCTATGTTCTCAGACGATTGATGTCCCGATTTCGTTGAGAGGGAGTCGCGATTCGGAGATCGCTCCTACCTTGGAAGACCGCCTCAATGGAAATCAGGTGACAGTATCAGGAGATTCCGTAAAAGTCTCGCTTGCAGCGCAGAGTGGAGCGTTCATTGTCTAA
- a CDS encoding Uma2 family endonuclease translates to MAIHEKEEHIPSAPTDASIFYPEEDGEPMAVSDLHRRILMRTLQVFDEYFKQDPGAYVSGDILMYYVEGDPRKSVSPDVLVAFGLGKKPRGNYLVWVEGKVPDFAMEFSSKNTYQNDLGHKMELYASLGIQDYFLCDIEGLYLPSPLMGFTLVDGVYVPISANVDGGLHSPALNLDFHIGDVGRWLHSPVPNLDFPADVMGLGIYDPVGDAWLQTPAESALAQAELASARAENAEARAETAETRAENAEARAETAETRAEQEAIARQEAEAENARLQAELTRLQARSS, encoded by the coding sequence ATGGCAATCCATGAAAAAGAGGAGCACATCCCTTCTGCTCCTACAGACGCGTCAATATTTTACCCTGAAGAAGATGGAGAACCGATGGCAGTGAGCGATCTTCACAGACGAATCCTCATGCGGACGTTACAAGTCTTTGACGAATATTTCAAACAAGATCCGGGTGCTTATGTCTCCGGCGATATACTCATGTATTATGTGGAGGGTGACCCGCGTAAATCGGTTTCACCCGATGTGCTGGTTGCCTTCGGCTTAGGCAAGAAACCCCGAGGGAACTATCTCGTCTGGGTAGAGGGCAAGGTCCCCGATTTCGCGATGGAGTTTTCCAGCAAAAACACATATCAAAACGACTTAGGGCACAAGATGGAACTTTATGCTTCATTGGGCATCCAAGACTACTTCTTATGTGACATAGAGGGGTTATATTTGCCATCGCCGCTGATGGGTTTTACCTTGGTTGATGGTGTATACGTCCCAATTTCTGCAAATGTGGATGGTGGGCTGCATTCCCCTGCCCTGAATTTAGATTTCCATATTGGTGATGTGGGACGTTGGCTGCATTCCCCTGTCCCGAATTTAGATTTCCCTGCCGATGTTATGGGTTTAGGTATTTACGATCCAGTTGGTGATGCTTGGCTCCAGACACCTGCCGAGTCAGCATTAGCACAAGCGGAATTAGCGTCAGCACGTGCAGAGAACGCAGAAGCACGCGCAGAAACCGCAGAAACACGCGCAGAGAACGCAGAAGCACGCGCAGAAACCGCAGAAACACGCGCAGAGCAGGAGGCCATCGCGCGACAGGAGGCGGAAGCGGAGAACGCACGACTCCAAGCGGAACTCACACGCTTACAAGCAAGGAGCAGCTAA
- a CDS encoding fumarylacetoacetate hydrolase family protein gives MKLAFFNDYQLGVITENGIVNISDALSGLSSHTPQELIQMVIEDFDNLGSTIADAAENGTAIALDSVSLKAPLPRPGQLVCLAGNYIEPDSPSRGDFNAFLKSPTGIIATKDTVELPEADVTVFHFEPELAIVIGKTAKHLSEDNALDCVFGYTQFIDVSARGLPGGFFLGKSWHTFAPMGPALVTADEVEDANALGVQLWINDGLQHDFSTNSMARFIPELLAEVTSVVTLEPGDVVSTGTHHEALTAVGDGDTVKLSVEGFGPELAVAVSDPLKRTTWRG, from the coding sequence ATGAAACTTGCCTTCTTTAATGACTACCAACTCGGTGTAATAACAGAAAACGGGATTGTTAACATCAGCGATGCATTGAGTGGACTTTCGTCCCACACACCGCAAGAACTAATACAAATGGTGATTGAGGACTTTGACAATCTTGGTTCAACAATAGCAGACGCGGCCGAAAATGGAACTGCAATCGCTTTAGACAGCGTCAGTCTCAAAGCACCGCTCCCACGTCCCGGGCAACTCGTCTGCCTTGCTGGCAATTACATCGAACCCGATAGTCCGTCGCGCGGAGATTTCAATGCCTTTCTGAAGTCGCCGACCGGTATCATCGCCACAAAGGATACAGTGGAACTCCCAGAAGCAGACGTAACCGTGTTTCACTTTGAGCCAGAATTAGCCATCGTGATCGGCAAAACAGCCAAACATTTATCCGAAGACAATGCTTTAGATTGTGTATTTGGTTATACGCAATTCATTGACGTGTCTGCCCGCGGGTTGCCCGGTGGTTTCTTCTTAGGGAAAAGCTGGCACACGTTTGCCCCAATGGGACCAGCACTCGTCACCGCTGACGAAGTAGAGGACGCGAACGCGCTCGGCGTGCAACTCTGGATTAACGACGGTTTGCAACACGATTTCTCCACGAATTCCATGGCACGTTTCATCCCCGAATTGCTCGCAGAAGTAACAAGCGTGGTAACATTAGAACCCGGCGATGTTGTATCCACAGGAACACACCATGAAGCACTCACCGCAGTTGGCGACGGGGATACGGTAAAACTATCAGTAGAAGGTTTCGGTCCAGAGTTAGCAGTTGCTGTTAGCGATCCGTTAAAGCGGACAACTTGGCGCGGTTAA
- the yiaK gene encoding 3-dehydro-L-gulonate 2-dehydrogenase yields MKRVPFQTLCDEFYSVLATVGFTDERAMLCARLFAENQRDGVYSHGLNRFPGFVAGLESKQIDFRAQPEKTEGFGALERWDGKMGVGLVNAHFCMQRATELAEIHGIGCVGLSNTNHWMRGGAYALQAAEAGYIGICWTNTTRLMPPWGSAEKKIGNNPMAIGIPREGGHILLDMAMSQYSNGKLEVLKLQGKQLPLPGGYNTKGELTVEPGEILDSARALPIGYWKGSGLALVLDTMASVISGGRATHEIGKQGSEYAVSQVYIAINASGMMGQAALDETVAAIIDDFHTATPLDEDESVRYPGEGMLRTRQESLEKGVLVDEAQWQELLEMNRNGTG; encoded by the coding sequence ATGAAACGTGTGCCTTTCCAAACTTTATGTGATGAATTTTATAGTGTGCTCGCAACTGTCGGATTTACCGACGAGCGAGCGATGTTATGTGCAAGGCTATTCGCCGAGAATCAGCGCGACGGCGTGTACTCCCACGGACTCAATCGTTTTCCTGGATTCGTTGCTGGACTGGAGAGCAAACAGATCGATTTCCGTGCGCAACCAGAGAAAACCGAGGGTTTCGGTGCATTAGAACGGTGGGATGGCAAGATGGGAGTAGGACTTGTCAACGCCCATTTCTGCATGCAACGGGCAACAGAACTCGCTGAAATACACGGCATTGGATGTGTCGGGCTTTCAAATACGAATCACTGGATGCGCGGCGGTGCTTACGCGCTACAAGCCGCGGAAGCCGGGTACATCGGGATATGCTGGACCAACACGACGCGACTCATGCCGCCGTGGGGTTCTGCCGAAAAAAAGATTGGAAACAATCCCATGGCGATTGGTATTCCAAGAGAAGGTGGACACATTCTGCTGGACATGGCGATGAGTCAATACTCAAACGGAAAATTGGAAGTGCTCAAGCTGCAAGGGAAACAACTCCCCTTACCGGGTGGTTACAACACGAAGGGTGAACTAACGGTTGAACCCGGAGAAATTCTTGATTCTGCCAGGGCACTCCCTATCGGTTACTGGAAGGGATCAGGCTTGGCACTGGTGCTCGATACGATGGCATCCGTCATCTCAGGCGGACGAGCGACACACGAAATCGGAAAGCAAGGCTCGGAATATGCCGTTTCTCAGGTGTATATTGCGATTAACGCCTCTGGAATGATGGGACAAGCAGCGTTAGACGAAACGGTGGCGGCAATCATTGACGATTTCCACACGGCAACTCCATTAGATGAAGATGAGAGTGTCAGGTATCCGGGAGAAGGTATGCTACGGACACGACAGGAAAGCCTTGAAAAAGGGGTACTTGTGGACGAGGCGCAATGGCAGGAATTGCTGGAGATGAACAGGAACGGGACAGGATAA